The proteins below come from a single Streptomyces spongiicola genomic window:
- a CDS encoding Imm1 family immunity protein — MIVLGATHIGETYARSDREVDSLIDHVMNDLIQKGETPDGFEIVPERAVVSIVKGKYPEETDERWATNYLYVSVNIRSGYGALKWWTSEVPDAGPGEDIAQFIWTSGNPNPPSFDPEVIADPGNPTYYPREAAIPAAQVREALEEFCQTRTGQRPNCVPWILLDQTV, encoded by the coding sequence GTGATCGTTCTTGGTGCCACGCACATCGGGGAAACTTATGCCCGTTCCGATCGAGAGGTCGATTCCCTTATTGATCACGTAATGAACGATCTCATTCAGAAGGGAGAAACCCCCGACGGGTTCGAGATCGTTCCAGAGAGGGCTGTGGTCAGCATAGTAAAGGGGAAGTACCCAGAAGAGACCGATGAACGATGGGCCACCAACTACCTGTATGTTTCGGTAAATATCCGAAGCGGATATGGTGCGTTGAAGTGGTGGACTAGCGAGGTTCCGGATGCGGGACCCGGTGAGGATATCGCTCAATTCATCTGGACCTCAGGAAATCCGAATCCGCCCTCATTCGACCCCGAAGTAATCGCGGACCCAGGAAACCCTACCTATTACCCTCGCGAAGCCGCCATTCCAGCCGCCCAAGTCCGCGAGGCTCTCGAAGAGTTCTGTCAGACAAGAACAGGGCAGAGGCCGAACTGCGTGCCGTGGATTCTCCTCGATCAAACCGTGTGA
- a CDS encoding putative T7SS-secreted protein, with translation MADLGDLGKALGRGIDLVVSGVDKAGEKAGEGIDWTTDRIGDGLEKAGADGWADGVEDWGDEIASSLGAEVGEQRLGQTEEAAELVHGNPEAIASTVRNLRDFRRAFELVGDGMKRLDSAHWKGEAADAFRARFETLPTDWLHAADAFGAAAEALETYAKAVTGAQGRAREAIALHREGEAESRAAVDAHNRKVDAYNAARNSDNPPPRPGPFTDPGTARRERAQEILDGARRHRDEAAGSARSAVTAAMAHAPKEPAGLEKARLELTDYALGQSVEATHLAGGAVKGTAGLVSFVRSVNPIDSYNLTHPAEYYKGLNTTLAGLVSTAANPDRALKNAWDAAKGDPSEFVGRLIPEIVGTKGAGLVRGGLRAGAKAVPDTPSKARDGQRGDPEGKGRRCGETRCDGDPVDVASGRVLLPQTDIALPGSLPLLFRRTFDSSYRAGRWFGATWSSTVDQRLEIDSEGVVLACDEGSLLAYPHPAPGVPVLPAHGRRWPLDRTGDGYTVTDPGTGRVRHFTRHTGELALLTRIDDRNGRWIAFDHDDSGAPTSIVHHGGYHLKLTTVGGRVTALHLAGAAPDGSDQEVLRYGYTDGHLTEVVDSTGRPVRFGYDELGRMTSWTDTNGGHYDYVYDDLDRCVYQSGTNGHVESRFTWDGTDPGTGLRTTSMTDGLGHTRRYVINERQQVAAEIDANGAVTRFAYDPFDRLLATTDPLGHVTATTYDEGGRPLTVRRPDGRVLSAEYDGLGLPVRVRGADGTVVRRTYDGRGNRTSATDASGATTHVAYDGAGHPTSVTDALGHTTRVRCDRAGLPLEITDPLGATTRCERDLFGRPVTITDPLGAVTRLEWTVEGRLARRVEADGGVRSWTYDGEGNCTGHTDAMGGTTTYEYTDFDLLAARTGPDGVRYEFTHDCNLRLTRVTNPQGLTWDYAYDPAGLPISETNFDGRTLTYAYDAAGRLVSRENGLGQRVRLEHNALGQVVRKDADGSVTTYAYDVFDELAVAAGPDATLKRLRDRYGRLRTESVDGRETTFAYDAAGRRTGRTTPTGAVSTWSYDAAGRRSELTASGRTIGFERDPAGRELARRIGGTVTLHHAFDPMGRLTEQHLTGTDGSLQRRGYTYRADGYLVGIDDLPSGTRTFDLDAAGRVTAVHAANWTERYAYDAAGNQTEASWPAAHPGHEATGPRSYTGTRITRAGGVRYEHDAQGRIVLRRKTRLSRKPDTWHYAWDAEDRLTSVTTPDGTVWRYRYDALGRRTAKQRLADDGETVLEQVTFTWDGATLCEQTTESADLPHPVALTWDHDGLHPLAQTERILPAGPPQDPGTSRLPREAVDERFFAIVTDLVGTPSELVDESGEIAWRTRSTLWGTTAWATSSTAYTPLRFPGQYFDPETGLHYNFHRHYDPETARYLSADPLGLAPAPNPAAYVHNPHASTDCLGLAPDACANGGSWDPEEAPHLYRGVGYANERSRPEWLKMYENALRGVAEPLGGHSDAQLHAGGRTDSVFTSWTTYYEEMALEESFRGNGPGIVLRIPNAEGSTYNRVGGVSFPYDEGEVLIRGTVSGAEVSINGGPWTRIN, from the coding sequence ATGGCGGACCTGGGCGACCTGGGCAAGGCCCTCGGCCGGGGCATCGACCTCGTCGTCAGCGGTGTCGACAAGGCCGGGGAGAAGGCCGGCGAGGGAATCGACTGGACGACCGACCGGATCGGCGACGGCCTGGAGAAGGCCGGTGCGGACGGCTGGGCGGACGGTGTCGAGGACTGGGGCGACGAGATCGCCTCGTCGCTCGGCGCCGAGGTGGGCGAGCAGCGGCTCGGGCAGACCGAGGAGGCCGCCGAACTCGTCCACGGCAACCCGGAGGCGATCGCGTCGACGGTGAGGAACCTCCGCGACTTCCGGCGGGCGTTCGAGCTGGTCGGCGACGGGATGAAGAGGCTCGACTCCGCCCACTGGAAGGGCGAGGCGGCGGACGCCTTCCGGGCGAGGTTCGAGACGCTCCCGACCGACTGGCTGCACGCCGCCGACGCCTTCGGGGCCGCGGCCGAGGCGCTGGAGACGTACGCGAAGGCGGTGACGGGCGCCCAGGGCAGGGCACGGGAGGCCATCGCCCTCCACAGGGAGGGCGAGGCGGAGTCCAGAGCGGCGGTCGACGCCCACAACAGGAAGGTCGACGCCTACAACGCAGCCCGGAACAGCGACAACCCCCCGCCCCGGCCGGGCCCGTTCACCGACCCCGGCACGGCCAGGCGGGAGCGGGCGCAGGAGATCCTGGACGGGGCCCGCCGGCACCGCGACGAGGCCGCGGGCAGCGCGAGGTCGGCGGTCACGGCGGCGATGGCCCACGCCCCGAAGGAGCCCGCGGGCCTCGAGAAGGCAAGGCTGGAGCTGACGGACTACGCCCTCGGCCAGAGCGTGGAGGCGACGCATCTGGCCGGGGGTGCCGTCAAGGGGACGGCGGGTCTGGTCAGCTTCGTACGGTCGGTCAACCCGATCGACTCGTACAACCTGACCCACCCGGCCGAGTACTACAAGGGTCTCAACACGACCCTGGCCGGGCTCGTCTCCACCGCCGCCAATCCCGACCGCGCGCTGAAGAACGCCTGGGACGCGGCGAAGGGCGATCCGTCCGAGTTCGTCGGGCGGCTCATCCCGGAGATCGTCGGCACCAAGGGCGCCGGCCTGGTCCGGGGCGGGCTCAGGGCCGGGGCGAAGGCCGTCCCCGACACCCCGTCGAAGGCCCGCGACGGGCAGCGCGGGGACCCCGAAGGCAAGGGCAGGCGGTGCGGTGAGACCCGGTGCGACGGCGACCCGGTGGACGTGGCGAGCGGCCGGGTGCTGCTGCCGCAGACGGACATCGCCCTCCCGGGCTCGCTGCCGCTGCTGTTCCGGCGTACCTTCGACTCGTCGTACCGGGCGGGCCGCTGGTTCGGGGCGACATGGTCCAGCACCGTCGACCAGCGCCTGGAGATCGACTCCGAGGGCGTCGTCCTCGCCTGCGACGAAGGCAGCCTGCTCGCCTATCCGCATCCCGCGCCGGGCGTCCCCGTGCTGCCCGCGCACGGCAGGCGCTGGCCGCTGGACCGTACCGGCGACGGCTACACGGTCACCGACCCCGGCACCGGCCGGGTGCGGCACTTCACCCGCCACACCGGCGAACTGGCGCTGCTGACGCGGATCGACGACCGCAACGGCCGCTGGATCGCCTTCGACCACGACGACTCCGGCGCCCCGACGTCGATCGTCCACCACGGCGGCTACCACCTGAAGCTCACCACCGTCGGCGGCAGGGTGACCGCACTGCACCTCGCGGGCGCCGCCCCGGACGGCTCGGACCAGGAGGTCCTCAGATACGGCTACACGGACGGGCACCTCACCGAGGTCGTCGACTCCACGGGCCGGCCGGTGCGGTTCGGCTACGACGAACTGGGCCGCATGACCTCGTGGACCGACACCAACGGCGGCCACTACGACTACGTCTACGACGACCTCGACCGGTGCGTGTACCAGTCCGGCACCAACGGCCATGTCGAGTCCCGCTTCACCTGGGACGGCACCGACCCGGGCACCGGCCTGCGCACCACCTCGATGACCGACGGCCTCGGCCACACCAGGCGCTATGTGATCAACGAGCGGCAGCAGGTCGCCGCCGAGATCGACGCGAACGGCGCCGTCACCCGCTTCGCGTACGACCCGTTCGACCGGCTGCTGGCCACCACCGACCCGCTCGGCCATGTCACCGCCACCACGTACGACGAGGGCGGGCGCCCGCTGACCGTGCGCCGCCCCGACGGCCGGGTGCTGTCGGCCGAGTACGACGGCCTGGGCCTTCCGGTGCGGGTACGGGGCGCGGACGGGACGGTGGTGCGCCGGACGTACGACGGGCGCGGCAACCGCACCTCCGCGACCGACGCCTCGGGTGCCACCACCCACGTCGCCTACGACGGGGCGGGACACCCGACTTCGGTCACCGACGCCCTCGGGCACACCACGCGGGTGCGCTGCGACCGGGCGGGGCTGCCGCTGGAGATCACCGATCCGCTGGGCGCGACGACTCGCTGCGAGCGGGACCTCTTCGGCCGGCCGGTCACCATCACCGACCCGCTCGGGGCCGTGACGCGTCTGGAGTGGACGGTCGAGGGCAGGCTCGCACGGCGCGTCGAGGCGGACGGCGGCGTCCGGTCCTGGACGTACGACGGCGAGGGCAACTGCACCGGCCACACCGACGCCATGGGCGGCACCACCACCTACGAGTACACGGACTTCGACCTCCTGGCGGCCCGGACCGGGCCGGACGGGGTGCGGTACGAGTTCACCCACGACTGCAATCTGCGACTGACCCGGGTGACCAACCCGCAGGGGCTGACCTGGGACTACGCGTACGACCCGGCCGGCCTGCCGATATCGGAGACGAACTTCGACGGCCGCACCCTCACCTACGCGTACGACGCGGCCGGCCGCCTGGTGTCCCGGGAGAACGGCCTCGGCCAGCGCGTGCGGCTCGAACACAACGCACTCGGCCAGGTCGTCCGCAAGGACGCCGACGGCTCCGTCACCACCTACGCGTACGACGTCTTCGACGAACTCGCGGTGGCGGCGGGCCCGGACGCGACGCTGAAGCGGCTGCGCGACCGGTACGGCCGCCTCCGGACGGAGTCGGTCGACGGCCGCGAGACGACGTTCGCCTACGACGCGGCGGGCAGACGGACCGGAAGGACGACGCCGACCGGGGCGGTCAGCACCTGGTCGTACGACGCGGCCGGCCGCCGCAGCGAGCTGACCGCCTCCGGACGGACCATCGGCTTCGAACGCGACCCCGCGGGCCGGGAGCTGGCCCGCCGCATCGGCGGGACGGTCACGCTCCACCACGCCTTCGACCCGATGGGCAGGCTCACCGAGCAGCACCTCACGGGAACGGACGGCAGCCTCCAGCGCCGCGGCTACACCTACCGCGCGGACGGCTACCTCGTCGGCATCGACGACCTGCCCTCCGGCACACGGACGTTCGACCTGGACGCCGCAGGGCGCGTCACCGCCGTCCACGCCGCGAACTGGACCGAGCGCTACGCCTACGACGCGGCGGGCAACCAGACCGAAGCGTCCTGGCCCGCCGCCCACCCGGGCCACGAGGCCACCGGGCCCCGCTCCTACACGGGCACCCGCATCACCCGCGCCGGCGGCGTCCGCTACGAGCACGACGCCCAGGGCCGCATCGTGCTCCGCCGCAAGACCCGCCTGTCACGCAAGCCGGACACCTGGCACTACGCGTGGGACGCCGAGGACCGGCTCACCTCGGTCACCACACCCGACGGCACGGTGTGGCGCTACCGCTACGACGCGCTGGGACGCCGCACCGCCAAGCAGCGCCTCGCCGACGACGGCGAGACCGTCCTCGAACAGGTCACCTTCACCTGGGACGGCGCGACCCTCTGCGAACAGACCACCGAGTCCGCCGACCTGCCCCACCCGGTCGCCCTCACCTGGGACCACGACGGCCTCCACCCCCTCGCCCAGACCGAACGCATCCTCCCGGCGGGCCCACCGCAGGACCCGGGCACCTCCCGACTCCCCCGGGAGGCGGTCGACGAGCGCTTCTTCGCCATCGTCACGGACCTGGTGGGCACCCCCAGCGAACTCGTCGACGAGTCGGGCGAGATCGCCTGGCGCACGCGGAGCACGCTGTGGGGGACGACGGCGTGGGCGACGTCGAGCACGGCGTACACACCGCTGCGCTTCCCGGGGCAGTACTTCGACCCTGAGACGGGGCTGCACTACAACTTCCACCGGCACTACGACCCGGAGACGGCGCGGTACCTGTCAGCGGACCCGCTGGGGCTGGCCCCGGCGCCCAATCCCGCCGCCTACGTCCACAACCCTCATGCCAGTACCGACTGTCTCGGACTCGCACCGGATGCATGTGCGAACGGGGGCAGTTGGGACCCAGAGGAGGCGCCGCATCTGTACCGCGGTGTCGGTTATGCGAATGAACGCAGTCGGCCAGAGTGGCTAAAGATGTATGAGAATGCCCTACGCGGAGTGGCTGAGCCTCTTGGGGGACACTCGGACGCACAACTGCACGCCGGCGGCCGGACAGATAGCGTGTTCACCTCGTGGACCACCTACTACGAGGAAATGGCACTCGAAGAGAGCTTCAGGGGTAACGGTCCAGGCATCGTATTGCGGATCCCAAACGCAGAAGGTTCGACGTATAATCGAGTGGGAGGTGTCTCTTTCCCATACGACGAAGGCGAAGTTCTCATCCGAGGGACAGTCAGCGGAGCCGAAGTCAGCATCAACGGAGGGCCATGGACCAGAATCAATTGA